Proteins from a genomic interval of Haloplasma contractile SSD-17B:
- a CDS encoding DUF3899 domain-containing protein produces MKFKKMKTSYKLSLVLLTVLLILVITLVVSLLNGFDHFFNNWFLVSLGVVVLVTFRLLFEQGAYDSILYSTHKVRRSFGFSKSAVIDDLANDEKTNSFRTIKDYIEYRMEKRSKKTTYIFLGAILSLVFSVIFMLF; encoded by the coding sequence ATGAAGTTTAAAAAAATGAAAACCAGTTATAAATTAAGTTTAGTTTTATTAACAGTGCTGTTAATATTAGTCATTACATTAGTTGTTTCACTTTTAAATGGATTTGATCATTTCTTTAACAATTGGTTTTTAGTATCCTTAGGAGTTGTTGTATTAGTGACATTCAGACTTCTCTTTGAACAAGGAGCCTACGATTCAATTTTATATTCGACGCATAAGGTAAGAAGAAGCTTTGGTTTTAGTAAATCAGCAGTTATCGATGATTTAGCTAATGATGAGAAAACAAATTCATTTAGAACTATTAAAGATTATATCGAATACCGAATGGAAAAACGCTCAAAAAAGACAACTTATATATTTTTAGGGGCAATACTGTCTTTAGTATTTTCAGTTATATTTATGTTATTTTAA
- a CDS encoding peptide ABC transporter substrate-binding protein: MKKYLSLVLMLVTVVTLAACGNKEDNIPSFKDADLRLANSSIAEDLDFHTTSLASDFTILNNINEGLVRLKENDEVVEGVAKSWSVSEDQLVYTFTLRQDATWSNGDTVTADDFVYSWHRAVNPPEGITVKYASMYDMIKNGSAIRTGEETDVTKLGIEAVDEYTVKVTLEQPTPYFLPLMAFPAFYPAHQETIEEYGKDYGKKMDNLIYNGPFKVTYWNTDYGVYLEKNETYWDKDAVKIESVSYRAVEDPTTRLSLYDADELDRVGVTGEQYEDRMDVADVYIDPVQWYLIFNTEDENFSNKNLRLAFKYGIDKAELVQALKPYVPADEFVPRGYSVMEVEGEYVDFRDFVTANADATEVNYDESTNGIFDAKVAQDYLDLALNELGEDSITVKFKAFDSDGWKPLFENIRNQLSRLEGLTVELDKKPAAGVYDSYDGRTYEFGFYGWGPDYPDPMSFLELYHSEDSHNVLKKEETDVLNAEFDALIEAARGDNPETSLLDDPVARWEALVQAEALLLEEAYVVPLAQRAGGTLQQGRVSGVIKHNFGPDYSWKWVEVTD; this comes from the coding sequence ATGAAAAAATATTTATCACTAGTACTTATGTTAGTAACTGTCGTTACATTAGCGGCATGTGGGAACAAAGAAGATAATATTCCAAGTTTTAAAGACGCTGATTTAAGGTTAGCTAATAGCTCTATTGCAGAGGATTTAGACTTCCATACAACATCATTAGCATCTGACTTTACAATTTTAAATAATATAAATGAAGGTTTAGTACGCCTTAAAGAAAACGACGAAGTTGTTGAAGGTGTAGCAAAATCTTGGTCTGTAAGTGAAGATCAATTAGTCTATACTTTTACATTACGTCAAGATGCGACTTGGTCTAATGGTGACACTGTAACTGCTGATGATTTTGTATATTCATGGCATCGTGCAGTAAATCCACCAGAGGGAATCACTGTAAAGTATGCATCAATGTATGACATGATTAAAAATGGTAGTGCTATTCGTACTGGAGAAGAAACTGATGTAACGAAATTAGGAATTGAAGCTGTAGATGAATATACGGTTAAAGTTACATTAGAACAGCCAACTCCATACTTCTTACCTCTAATGGCATTCCCTGCATTCTATCCTGCTCATCAAGAAACAATTGAAGAGTATGGAAAAGATTATGGTAAAAAAATGGATAACTTAATTTATAATGGTCCGTTTAAAGTAACTTACTGGAATACAGATTACGGAGTATACTTAGAGAAGAACGAAACATATTGGGATAAAGACGCTGTAAAAATTGAATCAGTATCGTATCGTGCTGTTGAAGATCCAACAACGCGTTTATCATTATATGATGCCGATGAATTAGACCGAGTAGGTGTTACAGGGGAACAATATGAGGACCGTATGGATGTGGCTGACGTTTATATTGATCCAGTTCAATGGTATTTAATTTTTAATACTGAAGATGAAAACTTTTCAAATAAAAACTTACGTTTAGCATTTAAATACGGAATTGATAAAGCTGAATTAGTACAGGCATTAAAGCCATATGTACCAGCAGATGAATTCGTTCCACGTGGATATTCAGTTATGGAAGTTGAAGGTGAATATGTTGACTTCCGCGATTTTGTAACAGCTAATGCTGATGCGACTGAGGTAAATTACGATGAGTCAACAAATGGTATTTTTGATGCAAAAGTAGCTCAAGATTACCTTGATCTTGCATTGAATGAATTAGGTGAAGACTCAATAACGGTTAAATTTAAAGCATTCGATTCAGATGGTTGGAAACCTTTATTTGAAAACATACGTAACCAGTTATCTCGATTAGAAGGGTTAACTGTTGAATTAGACAAAAAGCCGGCTGCAGGTGTTTATGATAGTTATGATGGACGTACATATGAATTTGGTTTCTATGGATGGGGACCTGACTATCCAGATCCAATGTCATTCTTAGAATTATATCATTCAGAAGATTCTCATAATGTCTTGAAAAAGGAAGAAACTGACGTTTTAAATGCAGAATTTGATGCATTAATCGAAGCAGCTAGAGGGGATAATCCTGAGACTTCATTACTAGATGACCCTGTTGCTCGTTGGGAAGCATTAGTACAAGCTGAAGCATTATTGTTAGAGGAAGCTTATGTAGTTCCATTAGCACAGCGTGCTGGAGGTACGTTACAACAAGGCCGTGTTTCTGGTGTCATTAAACATAACTTTGGACCAGATTATTCATGGAAATGGGTTGAAGTTACTGACTAG